A single Numenius arquata chromosome 1, bNumArq3.hap1.1, whole genome shotgun sequence DNA region contains:
- the PRCP gene encoding lysosomal Pro-X carboxypeptidase isoform X1: MLRLLLLLLLGAAGALPAPRRRRAAAPPPAAYLTRYLRQQVDHFGFDEDLTFQQRYLVADQYWKKDNGPILFYTGNEGDITWFCNNTGFMWDVAEELNAMLVFAEHRYYGESLPFGNESFSDSKHLNYLTSEQALADFAVLIEYLKTTIAGARYSPVIAIGGSYGGMLAAWFRMKYPHVVVGALAASAPIWQFGDLVPCGTYFSIVTNDFKKSGTGCSESIRNSWNAINQLSSTDAGLQWLSSTFHLCSPLKNRQDAVILKNWLSETWINLAMVNYPYKADFLQPLPAWPIKEVCKFLKDPSLSDKLLLQNVFQAVNLYYNYSGEASCLDMSETATKNLGQLGWYYQACTEMVMPMCTDGVNDMFEPQKWDFDALSEECYRLWGVRPRPSWILSMYGGKNISSHSNIVFSNGGLDPWSAGGVTQNITDSLVAIMIPDGAHHLDLRSRNPADPKSVQQARALEICYMKQWIEKARHSH, translated from the exons GTTGATCACTTTGGATTTGATGAAGATCTTACATTCCAGCAGCGGTATCTAGTAGCAGATCAGTACTGGAAGAAAGATAATGGACCGATACTGTTTTATACAGGCAATGAAGGAGACATCACATGGTTCTGTAACAATACG GGTTTTATGTGGGATGTGGCTGAAGAACTTAATGCCATGTTAGTATTTGCTGAACATAGATATTATGGAGAATCTTTGCCCTTTGGGAATGAGTCTTTCAGT GATTCCAAACATCTGAATTATCTGACATCAGAACAAGCTCTGGCAGACTTCGCAGTACTGATTGAGTACTTAAAGACGACCATTGCAGGAGCTCGTTACAGTCCTGTCATAGCTATCGGAGGATCTTATGGAGGAATGCTTGCAGCCTGGTTTAGGATGAAGTACCCCCATGTGGTAGTTGG AGCTCTGGCAGCCTCTGCCCCAATCTGGCAGTTTGGTGATTTGGTTCCGTGTGGCACTTATTTCAGCATAGTGACTAATGATTTCAAAAAGAGTGGGACAGGCTGCTCAGAAAGCATCCGGAATTCTTGGAATGCCATTAACCAGCTTTCCTCAACAG atgcaGGTTTACAGTGGCTTTCCAGCACATTTCATTTGTGTAGCCCATTAAAAAATCGTCAGGATGCTGTTATATTGAAAAATTGGCTGAGTGAAACGTGGATAAACTTGGCTATGGTGAACTATCCTTATAAAGCTGACTTCTTGCAGCCTCTGCCAGCTTGGCCTATAAAG GAAGTCTGCAAGTTCTTGAAGGATCCCAGTCTCTCTGATAAACTGCTGCTGCAGAATGTTTTCCAGGCAGTAAATTTATACTACAATTATTCAGGAGAAGCCTCATGCTTAGACATGTCTGAGACGGCAACCAAAAATCTCGGCCAGTTGGGCTGGTACTATCAG GCTTGCACTGAGATGGTGATGCCCATGTGCACAGATGGTGTCAATGACATGTTCGAGCCTCAGAAATGGGACTTTGATGCACTTTCAGAAGAGTGTTACAGGCTGTGGGGAGTGAGGCCTCGCCCCTCTTGGATCCTTTCTATGTACGGAGGGAAAAACATTAGTTCACACAGCAACATTGTCTTCAG CAATGGTGGCCTGGACCCATGGTCTGCCGGTGGGGTGACCCAGAACATCACTGATTCCCTTGTGGCAATCATGATCCCAGATGGAGCCCATCACCTGGACCTGCGCAGCCGCAACCCCGCGGACCCCAAATCTGTGCAGCAAGCTCGAGCCTTGGAAATCTGCTACATGAAGCAGTGGATCGAAAAGGCCAGGCACAGCCACTGA
- the PRCP gene encoding lysosomal Pro-X carboxypeptidase isoform X2 has translation MWDVAEELNAMLVFAEHRYYGESLPFGNESFSDSKHLNYLTSEQALADFAVLIEYLKTTIAGARYSPVIAIGGSYGGMLAAWFRMKYPHVVVGALAASAPIWQFGDLVPCGTYFSIVTNDFKKSGTGCSESIRNSWNAINQLSSTDAGLQWLSSTFHLCSPLKNRQDAVILKNWLSETWINLAMVNYPYKADFLQPLPAWPIKEVCKFLKDPSLSDKLLLQNVFQAVNLYYNYSGEASCLDMSETATKNLGQLGWYYQACTEMVMPMCTDGVNDMFEPQKWDFDALSEECYRLWGVRPRPSWILSMYGGKNISSHSNIVFSNGGLDPWSAGGVTQNITDSLVAIMIPDGAHHLDLRSRNPADPKSVQQARALEICYMKQWIEKARHSH, from the exons ATGTGGGATGTGGCTGAAGAACTTAATGCCATGTTAGTATTTGCTGAACATAGATATTATGGAGAATCTTTGCCCTTTGGGAATGAGTCTTTCAGT GATTCCAAACATCTGAATTATCTGACATCAGAACAAGCTCTGGCAGACTTCGCAGTACTGATTGAGTACTTAAAGACGACCATTGCAGGAGCTCGTTACAGTCCTGTCATAGCTATCGGAGGATCTTATGGAGGAATGCTTGCAGCCTGGTTTAGGATGAAGTACCCCCATGTGGTAGTTGG AGCTCTGGCAGCCTCTGCCCCAATCTGGCAGTTTGGTGATTTGGTTCCGTGTGGCACTTATTTCAGCATAGTGACTAATGATTTCAAAAAGAGTGGGACAGGCTGCTCAGAAAGCATCCGGAATTCTTGGAATGCCATTAACCAGCTTTCCTCAACAG atgcaGGTTTACAGTGGCTTTCCAGCACATTTCATTTGTGTAGCCCATTAAAAAATCGTCAGGATGCTGTTATATTGAAAAATTGGCTGAGTGAAACGTGGATAAACTTGGCTATGGTGAACTATCCTTATAAAGCTGACTTCTTGCAGCCTCTGCCAGCTTGGCCTATAAAG GAAGTCTGCAAGTTCTTGAAGGATCCCAGTCTCTCTGATAAACTGCTGCTGCAGAATGTTTTCCAGGCAGTAAATTTATACTACAATTATTCAGGAGAAGCCTCATGCTTAGACATGTCTGAGACGGCAACCAAAAATCTCGGCCAGTTGGGCTGGTACTATCAG GCTTGCACTGAGATGGTGATGCCCATGTGCACAGATGGTGTCAATGACATGTTCGAGCCTCAGAAATGGGACTTTGATGCACTTTCAGAAGAGTGTTACAGGCTGTGGGGAGTGAGGCCTCGCCCCTCTTGGATCCTTTCTATGTACGGAGGGAAAAACATTAGTTCACACAGCAACATTGTCTTCAG CAATGGTGGCCTGGACCCATGGTCTGCCGGTGGGGTGACCCAGAACATCACTGATTCCCTTGTGGCAATCATGATCCCAGATGGAGCCCATCACCTGGACCTGCGCAGCCGCAACCCCGCGGACCCCAAATCTGTGCAGCAAGCTCGAGCCTTGGAAATCTGCTACATGAAGCAGTGGATCGAAAAGGCCAGGCACAGCCACTGA